One Pristiophorus japonicus isolate sPriJap1 chromosome 19, sPriJap1.hap1, whole genome shotgun sequence genomic window carries:
- the akt1s1 gene encoding proline-rich AKT1 substrate 1, producing MMTDMVDNHRESWDSLVCAVEKYRKQTGNDAVLLTAYRPKLQSNLAYAVHGTGALSDATKQYLDDIAVFHKTSAYASSAIPVRGASGKAAEEDAAEDAFSKSYPSIYGKGGFSAEDRGLVEPGSATDCDLGATETDETTASEIEREVDRCNLNDPSAMFTMDEESTSQDCEPFFESDLDGESTDDGSLSEELPVRQQTFSQAKYHQYAKSLPVSVPIWGFKDLKPKKLADGENEERLPSPDLDKIAASMKALAMSVTDGTEMFGDLPRPRLNTGDFQKPYRKY from the exons ATGATGACTGACATGGTTGACAATCACCGGGAGAGCTGGGACTCTCTGGTCTGCGCCGTGGAGAAGTACCGCAAGCAGACGGGCAACGACGCGGTGCTCCTGACGGCTTACCGGCCCAAGCTGCAGTCCAACCTCGCCTACGCGGTCCACGGCACAGGCGCCCTGTCGGACGCCACCAAGCAGTACCTGGACGACATCGCCGTCTTCCACAAGACGTCGGCCTACGCCAGCAGCGCCATCCCGGTGCGGGGCGCCAGTGGCAAGGCGGCGGAGGAAGACGCGGCCGAGGACGCCTTCTCCAAGAGCTACCCGTCCATCTACGGCAAGGGGGGCTTTTCGGCCGAAGATCGGGGGCTGGTGGAGCCAGGATCGGCGACGGACTGTGACCTGGGAGCGACGGAAACCGACGAGACGACAGCTTCCGAGATCGAGAGAGAAGTGGACAGATGCAATTTAAACGATCCTTCAG CCATGTTCACAATGGACGAGGAATCGACCAGTCAGGACTGCGAGCCCTTCTTTGAATCTGACCTGGACGGAGAGAGCACGGATG ATGGCAGTTTGAGCGAGGAACTTCCTGTCCGTCAACAAACGTTCTCCCAAGCAAAATATCACCAGTATGCCAAGTCCCTGCCCGTGTCGGTCCCCATCTGGGGATTCAAAGATCTAAAACCAAAGAAACTTGCTGATGGGGAGAACGAGGAACGG TTGCCGTCGCCAGACTTGGATAAGATCGCAGCTAGCATGAAAGCGTTGGCCATGAGTGTGACCGACGGCACCGAGATGTTTGGCGACCTGCCTCGCCCCCGACTCAACACCGGAGACTTTCAGAAACCCTATCGGAAGTATTGA